The following coding sequences lie in one Arabidopsis thaliana chromosome 3, partial sequence genomic window:
- a CDS encoding uncharacterized protein (Expressed protein), with amino-acid sequence MAKKSKRNQNNKGKTKIPQRVEVFGVNDPVTRFGWTIMAFLCVFGAVGAVNALEIQMDVSYLVMFVVAIYVIPVLHSIFSEAPSPVYRAHRWTLTIQ; translated from the exons ATGGCCAAAAAATCTAAGcgaaaccaaaataataaaggaAAGACGAAGATTCCCCAGAGAGTTGAAGTGTTTGGTGTGAATGATCCAGTAACCAGATTTGGTTGGACTATCATGGCTTTTCTCTGCGTTTTTGGAGCTGTGGGTGCTGTGAATGCCTTGGAGATCCAGATGGATGTCTCTTATCTGGTAATGTTTGTTGTAGCTATCTATGTGATTCCAGTCTTGCATTCCATTTTCTCTGAAGCTCCATCTCCAGTTTACAGAGCACATCGATGG ACGTTGACAATTCAGTAG
- a CDS encoding uncharacterized protein (Expressed protein; Has 35333 Blast hits to 34131 proteins in 2444 species: Archae - 798; Bacteria - 22429; Metazoa - 974; Fungi - 991; Plants - 531; Viruses - 0; Other Eukaryotes - 9610 (source: NCBI BLink).) — MAKKSKRNQNNKGKTKIPQRVEVFGVNDPVTRFGWTIMAFLCVFGAVGAVNALEIQMDVSYLVMFVVAIYVIPVLHSIFSEAPSPVYRAHRWVRTVIPLILLTIIYFTVFNFQTLAASVLIISVVFGIFVLVQLVFPVERFYFFYVVLILLFGCCSAVFAGQYDPKTQPFGFCLLTLFVFEMFFYFFYYPGPTNRAFKFY; from the coding sequence ATGGCCAAAAAATCTAAGcgaaaccaaaataataaaggaAAGACGAAGATTCCCCAGAGAGTTGAAGTGTTTGGTGTGAATGATCCAGTAACCAGATTTGGTTGGACTATCATGGCTTTTCTCTGCGTTTTTGGAGCTGTGGGTGCTGTGAATGCCTTGGAGATCCAGATGGATGTCTCTTATCTGGTAATGTTTGTTGTAGCTATCTATGTGATTCCAGTCTTGCATTCCATTTTCTCTGAAGCTCCATCTCCAGTTTACAGAGCACATCGATGGGTGAGAACTGTTATCCCTCTCATACTGCTTACCATAATCTACTTTACTGTCTTCAATTTCCAAACCCTTGCAGCATCTGTTTTGATCATATCAGTGGTTTTTGGAATTTTCGTGTTGGTTCAGTTGGTTTTCCCTGTAGaaagattttactttttttatgtagtgctcattttgttatttggatGCTGCTCAGCTGTATTTGCTGGTCAGTATGATCCCAAAACCCAGCCATTTGGGTTCTGCCTATtaactctctttgtttttgaaatgtttttctactttttctaCTATCCTGGGCCTACTAATAGGGCATTCAAATTCTATTAG